A genomic segment from Brienomyrus brachyistius isolate T26 chromosome 9, BBRACH_0.4, whole genome shotgun sequence encodes:
- the rpp38 gene encoding ribonuclease P protein subunit p38 translates to MTKKEKKKPVFVKTSLNTPYRLQWSCLDQADMHFILSVLKEKLSELGLHKREVKGSRRWFSKKKEACTKGSEEESAGKVEATSKALPEDKVERGWTNVGFRKQLAIGINEVTRGLEKNDLCLVLVCKSIRPAHMSAHLILLSRTRAVPACQVPRLSESLAGPLGLKHVLALGVRRSAEAFSQAVAAIVPRVPPLHMAWLPVQTAVRCAEAEATDDGDQARGQKRKLEAASLGREQTEQVPKCTLEHLRVKRIVPNPTKVRKLKNVKRRALSK, encoded by the coding sequence ATgaccaaaaaagaaaagaagaaaCCAGTCTTTGTGAAGACATCTCTGAACACTCCCTATCGTCTCCAGTGGAGTTGTCTGGACCAGGCGGATATGCATTTCATCCTCAGCGTTCTGAAGGAGAAGCTGTCAGAGCTCGGTCTCCACAAGCGGGAGGTTAAGGGGAGTCGCCGGTGGTTCAGCAAGAAAAAGGAAGCGTGCACCAAGGGTTCAGAAGAAGAGTCTGCTGGCAAGGTGGAGGCCACTTCCAAGGCTCTGCCTGAGGACAAGGTGGAGCGAGGATGGACCAACGTAGGGTTCAGGAAGCAGCTGGCCATCGGGATCAATGAGGTCACACGAGGCCTGGAGAAGAATGATCTGTGTCTGGTGCTGGTGTGTAAGTCCATCCGGCCCGCTCACATGAGCGCCCACCTGATCCTGCTGAGTAGGACCCGGGCGGTGCCGGCCTGCCAGGTGCCGCGGCTTAGTGAGAGCCTGGCCGGCCCCCTTGGCCTGAAGCACGTCCTGGCTCTGGGTGTCAGAAGGAGCGCCGAGGCCTTTTCCCAGGCTGTCGCTGCCATCgtgcccagagtgccccccctacACATGGCCTGGCTTCCGGTACAAACCGCAGTACGATGCGCTGAGGCAGAAGCTACGGACGATGGCGATCAGGCAAGGGGCCAGAAAAGGAAACTAGAAGCAGCATCTTTGGGGAGGGAGCAGACTGAGCAGGTCCCAAAGTGCACTTTGGAGCACctcagagtgaagaggatcgtTCCTAATCCCACAAAGGTCCGCAAACTGAAGAACGTGAAGCGACGAGCCCTTTCCAAGTGA